One genomic region from Haloterrigena gelatinilytica encodes:
- a CDS encoding alkaline phosphatase PhoX, whose translation MVEFTRRKLMASSAAAAVGAGTVGLVGADEDPEEHDTLEAPYVKGNIDRFSTTALGAEVTGPFVFETGELLYSLQAPSDDNMEPFNRGGVGVFDDFRFTFNGKNDEFDELEPPRTKAEEQQVLGAAGDYRLLVQAGDPINGGTERFGHPQTPDGENVAELAGEDLASAGGVTDMNFFVSTNEEGTEGYLFTNNETRPGAITRTPLSRESGRWEADLENAMELENTEAFREIGGTRINCYGDLSPWETPLSAEEDYGHPRVNGLATVSDVLEAGSGVGIRGASTFWNRPNVAGIEDALADIFGEDAWYPMGLWALTGLEKHAYHLGAEPVDLREFENEDGEIEIEDRHRPIGDEAFPNRYRYGKIVEITDPASDDPTPVKHHVFGRAAWECPEVLPDERTVYLASDGGAKGIYKFVAEEPIPEYDDRMDVCGTLYAMKATEIGEGPVAETDLDIEWLPLGTASNAEVEAWISDYDDVTQVDYLETHAETDWADDLEQALREADEEVAINGNQDYIADEEIVEWAEQYAERGPDGVDEELRRVPFLETRAAAKEIGASVEFNKAEGIDSHDEAEPGDFIYFGISALGGSMTDDQGELRFDEVETGVLYRAELEEGYDVSRLEPVVVGPNGSDSVSLLDESLINVDNVMVMDDGRVILCEDKGSFGRTYENDAMWVYEPPAVLRTDSIAVSHGATGEVDLTLSSIPDGLAGGRVTISVEHADVAEITDVSYHDALELTSEPSIGDGSSVEFRFADLEDAIGATLDDVTLATLELEGVGTGTTDVTIEVHSLDDDDGMAIDTQPRPGIVVVGPPPIGEGSGSGQAPTDLDGDGRFEDVNGNGRLDYQDVTLLFENLEGDAVQLNEAAFDFNDNGRIDYDDVVALYDEL comes from the coding sequence ATGGTCGAATTTACCAGGCGGAAGCTGATGGCATCGTCGGCGGCTGCGGCAGTCGGTGCGGGGACGGTCGGTCTCGTGGGGGCGGACGAGGATCCCGAGGAACACGACACGCTCGAGGCGCCGTACGTCAAGGGGAACATCGACCGGTTCTCGACGACGGCACTCGGCGCCGAGGTAACGGGGCCGTTCGTCTTCGAGACGGGGGAACTACTCTACAGCCTGCAGGCGCCCAGCGACGACAATATGGAGCCGTTCAACCGGGGCGGGGTCGGCGTCTTCGACGACTTCCGGTTCACGTTCAACGGCAAGAACGACGAGTTCGACGAACTCGAGCCGCCGCGAACGAAGGCCGAGGAGCAGCAGGTCCTCGGAGCGGCCGGCGACTACCGGCTGCTCGTTCAGGCGGGCGACCCGATCAACGGCGGGACCGAGCGGTTCGGTCACCCGCAGACGCCCGACGGCGAGAACGTCGCGGAGCTCGCCGGCGAGGACCTCGCGAGCGCCGGCGGCGTCACCGACATGAACTTCTTCGTCTCGACGAACGAGGAAGGCACCGAGGGCTACCTCTTCACCAACAACGAGACTCGTCCGGGTGCGATCACCCGGACGCCGCTCAGCCGCGAGTCGGGTCGCTGGGAGGCCGACCTCGAGAACGCGATGGAGCTCGAGAACACCGAGGCGTTCCGCGAGATCGGCGGCACGCGGATCAACTGTTACGGCGACCTGAGTCCGTGGGAGACGCCACTGTCGGCCGAAGAGGACTACGGCCATCCGCGCGTCAACGGGCTCGCGACGGTCAGCGACGTCCTCGAGGCGGGCAGCGGTGTCGGTATTCGCGGCGCCAGCACGTTCTGGAACCGACCGAACGTCGCCGGAATCGAGGACGCTCTCGCGGACATCTTCGGCGAGGACGCCTGGTATCCGATGGGACTGTGGGCGCTGACCGGCCTCGAGAAACACGCCTACCACCTCGGCGCCGAACCCGTCGACCTGCGCGAGTTCGAGAACGAGGACGGCGAGATTGAGATCGAGGACCGCCACCGTCCCATCGGCGACGAGGCGTTCCCGAACCGCTACCGCTACGGGAAGATCGTTGAAATCACCGATCCCGCGAGCGACGATCCCACCCCGGTCAAACACCACGTCTTCGGCCGCGCCGCGTGGGAGTGTCCCGAAGTGCTGCCCGACGAGCGGACCGTCTACCTGGCCTCCGACGGCGGCGCGAAGGGCATCTACAAGTTCGTCGCCGAAGAGCCGATTCCGGAGTACGACGACCGGATGGACGTCTGCGGTACGCTGTACGCCATGAAAGCCACCGAGATCGGCGAGGGACCGGTCGCCGAGACCGACCTCGATATCGAGTGGCTTCCGCTGGGCACCGCGAGTAACGCCGAAGTCGAAGCCTGGATCAGCGACTACGACGACGTCACGCAGGTCGACTACCTCGAGACTCACGCCGAGACGGACTGGGCCGACGACCTCGAGCAGGCCCTGCGCGAAGCAGACGAGGAGGTCGCGATCAACGGCAACCAGGACTACATCGCCGACGAGGAGATCGTCGAGTGGGCCGAACAGTACGCGGAACGCGGCCCAGACGGTGTCGACGAAGAACTCCGTCGCGTTCCCTTCCTCGAGACCCGCGCGGCCGCCAAGGAGATCGGCGCCAGCGTCGAGTTCAACAAGGCCGAGGGGATCGACTCCCACGACGAGGCCGAACCCGGCGACTTCATCTACTTCGGTATCTCCGCGCTCGGCGGCTCGATGACCGACGATCAGGGCGAACTCCGCTTCGACGAGGTCGAGACCGGCGTCCTCTACCGAGCCGAACTCGAGGAGGGTTACGACGTCTCCCGACTCGAGCCGGTCGTCGTCGGCCCGAACGGGAGCGATTCCGTCTCCCTGCTCGACGAGTCGCTGATCAACGTCGACAACGTGATGGTCATGGACGACGGTCGGGTGATCCTCTGTGAGGACAAGGGCTCCTTCGGCCGCACGTACGAGAACGACGCGATGTGGGTCTACGAGCCGCCGGCGGTTCTCCGGACCGACTCGATCGCGGTCAGCCACGGCGCGACCGGCGAGGTCGACCTGACGCTCTCGTCGATCCCCGACGGCCTCGCGGGCGGCCGGGTCACTATCTCGGTCGAGCACGCCGACGTCGCCGAGATCACCGACGTCAGCTACCACGACGCGCTCGAGTTGACCTCGGAGCCGTCGATCGGCGACGGCTCGAGCGTCGAGTTCCGCTTCGCCGACCTCGAAGACGCGATCGGCGCGACGCTCGACGACGTCACGCTCGCGACGCTCGAACTCGAGGGCGTCGGCACGGGGACGACCGACGTTACGATCGAGGTCCACTCGCTGGACGACGACGACGGGATGGCGATCGACACCCAGCCGCGTCCGGGTATCGTGGTCGTCGGTCCGCCGCCGATCGGCGAGGGTTCGGGGTCGGGTCAGGCCCCGACGGACCTCGACGGTGACGGACGCTTCGAGGACGTCAACGGCAACGGCCGACTCGACTACCAGGACGTCACCCTGCTGTTCGAGAACCTCGAGGGCGATGCCGTCCAACTCAACGAGGCGGCGTTCGACTTCAACGACAACGGCCGTATCGACTATGATGACGTCGTCGCCCTCTACGACGAGCTGTAA
- a CDS encoding alkaline phosphatase PhoX, which yields MVEFTRRKLMASSAAAAVGAGTVGLVGADEDPEEHDTLEAPYVKGNIDRFSTTAFGAEVTGPFVFDTGELLYSLQGPHDDNLEPFNTGGVGVFDDFRFTFNGKNDEFDELEPPRTDREEQQVLGAAGDYRLLVQTGDEINGGTERFGHPQTPDGQELVEVSEEGYDGIGDQADMNFFVSTDEEGLEGYLFTNNEIRPGGITRTPLYRDEDGYLQADLENAMELENTEPFREIGGTKVNCYGDLSPWETPLSAEEEYGHPRVNGLATVSDIVEQGSGVGLRGGSEFWNRPNILEVDPSLQELFGDEHEYPMGLHNNRNTEKHAYHLGAEPIDQNEVEVEGEDGLETANTPRPIGDEAFPNRYRYGKIVEVTEPTADVPTPVKHHVFGRAAWECPEVLPDERTVYLASDGGAKGIYKFVAEKPIPECDDRMDVRGTLYAMKATEIGEGTVAETDLDVEWLPLGTASNAEVEAWISDYDDVTQVDYLETHAETDWADDLDQALLEADEEVAINGNQDYITDEEVVEWAEQYEERGPDGVDEDLRRVPFLETRAAAKEIGASVEFNKAEGIDAHDEAEPGDFIYFGISSLGGAMTDEHGDLRFDEVQTGVLYRAELEEGYDVSRLEPVVVGPNESDPQSILDESLINVDNVMVMDDGRVLLCEDKGTFGRTYENDALWVYEPPAVLRTDSVAVSHGATGEVDLTLSSIPDGLAGGRVTVSVEHAEVAEITDASYHDALELTSEPSIGDGSSVEFRFADLEDAIGATLDDVTLATLELEGVGTGTSDITIEVHSLDDDDGMAIDTQPRPGVVVVGPSPVGEGRAPTDLDGDGRFEDVNGNGRLDYQDVTLLFENLEGDAVQLNEAAFDFNDNGRIDYDDVVALYDEL from the coding sequence ATGGTCGAATTTACCAGGCGGAAGCTGATGGCATCGTCGGCGGCAGCGGCAGTCGGCGCGGGGACAGTCGGTCTCGTGGGGGCGGACGAGGATCCCGAGGAACACGACACGCTCGAGGCGCCGTACGTCAAGGGGAACATCGATCGATTCTCGACGACGGCCTTCGGCGCCGAAGTAACGGGGCCGTTCGTCTTCGACACGGGGGAACTCCTCTACAGTCTCCAGGGTCCACACGACGACAACCTCGAGCCCTTCAACACGGGCGGGGTCGGCGTCTTCGACGACTTCCGGTTCACGTTCAACGGCAAGAACGACGAGTTCGACGAGCTCGAGCCGCCGCGAACGGACCGCGAGGAACAGCAGGTCCTCGGGGCGGCCGGCGACTACCGGCTGCTCGTCCAGACGGGCGACGAGATCAACGGCGGGACCGAGCGGTTCGGCCACCCGCAGACGCCGGACGGGCAGGAACTCGTCGAGGTTTCCGAAGAGGGGTACGACGGCATCGGCGACCAGGCCGACATGAACTTCTTCGTCTCGACGGACGAGGAGGGGCTTGAGGGCTACCTCTTTACCAACAACGAGATCCGACCGGGCGGGATCACGCGAACCCCCCTCTACCGGGACGAGGACGGCTACCTGCAGGCCGATCTCGAGAACGCGATGGAACTCGAGAACACCGAACCGTTCCGCGAGATCGGCGGGACGAAGGTCAACTGTTACGGCGACCTGAGTCCGTGGGAGACCCCGCTGTCGGCCGAAGAGGAGTACGGCCATCCGCGCGTCAACGGGCTCGCGACGGTCAGCGACATCGTCGAACAGGGGAGCGGCGTCGGTCTCCGCGGCGGCAGCGAGTTCTGGAATCGACCCAACATTCTCGAGGTCGACCCCTCGCTCCAGGAGCTATTCGGCGACGAGCACGAGTACCCGATGGGGCTGCACAACAACCGGAACACCGAGAAACACGCCTATCACCTCGGCGCCGAGCCGATCGATCAGAACGAGGTCGAGGTCGAGGGCGAGGACGGTCTCGAGACCGCGAACACGCCCCGTCCCATCGGCGACGAGGCGTTCCCGAACCGCTACCGCTACGGCAAGATCGTCGAGGTCACCGAGCCGACCGCCGACGTGCCGACCCCGGTCAAGCACCACGTCTTCGGTCGCGCCGCGTGGGAGTGCCCCGAGGTGCTGCCCGACGAACGGACGGTCTATCTCGCCTCCGACGGCGGCGCGAAGGGCATCTACAAGTTCGTCGCCGAGAAGCCGATTCCGGAGTGCGACGACCGGATGGACGTCCGCGGCACGCTGTACGCCATGAAGGCAACCGAGATCGGCGAGGGCACGGTCGCCGAGACCGATCTCGACGTCGAGTGGCTCCCGCTCGGAACGGCGAGCAACGCCGAAGTCGAGGCCTGGATCAGCGACTACGACGACGTCACGCAGGTCGACTACCTCGAGACTCACGCCGAGACGGACTGGGCCGACGACCTCGACCAGGCGCTGCTGGAAGCGGACGAGGAGGTCGCCATCAACGGCAACCAGGACTACATCACCGACGAGGAGGTCGTCGAGTGGGCCGAGCAGTACGAGGAACGCGGCCCCGACGGCGTCGACGAGGACCTGCGTCGCGTCCCATTCCTCGAGACCCGCGCGGCCGCCAAGGAAATCGGCGCCAGCGTCGAGTTCAACAAGGCCGAAGGGATCGACGCCCACGACGAGGCCGAACCCGGCGACTTCATCTACTTCGGCATCTCCTCGCTCGGCGGCGCCATGACCGACGAGCACGGCGACCTTCGGTTCGACGAGGTTCAGACCGGCGTCCTCTACCGAGCCGAACTCGAGGAGGGTTACGACGTCTCCCGACTCGAACCGGTCGTCGTCGGGCCGAACGAGAGCGATCCCCAGTCGATCCTCGACGAGTCGCTGATCAACGTCGACAACGTGATGGTCATGGACGACGGCCGAGTCCTCCTCTGTGAGGACAAGGGCACCTTCGGCCGCACGTACGAGAACGACGCGCTGTGGGTCTACGAGCCGCCGGCGGTTCTCCGGACCGACTCGGTCGCCGTCAGCCACGGCGCGACCGGCGAGGTCGACCTGACGCTCTCGTCGATCCCCGACGGCCTCGCGGGCGGTCGCGTCACGGTCTCCGTCGAGCACGCCGAGGTCGCCGAGATCACCGACGCCAGCTACCACGACGCGCTCGAGCTGACCTCGGAGCCGTCGATCGGCGACGGCTCGAGCGTCGAGTTCCGCTTCGCCGACCTCGAAGACGCGATCGGCGCGACCCTCGACGACGTCACGCTCGCGACGCTCGAACTCGAGGGCGTCGGGACCGGGACATCCGATATCACGATCGAGGTCCACTCGCTGGACGACGACGACGGGATGGCGATCGACACCCAGCCTCGCCCGGGCGTCGTGGTCGTCGGTCCGTCGCCGGTCGGCGAGGGCCGCGCCCCGACTGACCTCGACGGTGACGGGCGCTTCGAGGACGTCAACGGCAACGGCCGACTCGACTACCAGGACGTCACCCTGCTGTTCGAGAACCTCGAGGGTGACGCCGTCCAGCTCAACGAGGCGGCGTTCGACTTCAACGACAACGGCCGCATCGACTACGACGACGTCGTCGCCCTCTACGACGAACTGTAA
- a CDS encoding NAD(P)H-dependent oxidoreductase has product MNVLIVLGHPRTDSLCGALADAYRDGALEAGLEVRQLAVADLAFDPDVREVSPTDQPLEPDLREARDSIEWADHLVFVYPNWWGTMPARLKGFFDRVFTPGFAFVEYDEGEGAGHEGLLDDKTAELIVTMDMPPWVYRWIYRQPGNNAVKRATLGYAGIRTTRITNLGPVEGSTPEERGEWLETATRLGERLASGPDSRSTRVRRRATAWLKALRLQFYPMAWVAYTIGALAAVGSSDVLSSTAYWLGFAFIFALEAATVLSNEYVDYPTDRENAFAGPFTGGSQVLVDGVLEFDDLRRGIGVALLAAVAFGAGALAVGPGSAVAAAAIMGVLSALALGYTVPPLELSYRTLGELDVAVTHSVGVLVCGFVLLGGALTDPLPWLLSVPYLLSVLPAITLAGVPDRAADRDTGKETIAVRFGVDGAARIAAATAVLACLAAIGWAAFDVAGGAYGPLVALTVPHALALVWLLRSRLWERTESARIDGLLAVSLGYLVWFGVVPLLSLA; this is encoded by the coding sequence ATGAACGTCCTGATCGTCCTCGGCCACCCCCGGACCGACAGCCTCTGTGGCGCGCTCGCCGACGCCTACCGCGACGGGGCGCTCGAGGCCGGTCTCGAGGTGCGACAACTCGCCGTCGCCGACCTCGCGTTCGATCCCGACGTCCGCGAGGTCTCGCCGACCGACCAACCGCTGGAGCCCGACCTGCGAGAGGCTCGTGACTCGATCGAGTGGGCCGACCACCTCGTCTTCGTCTACCCGAACTGGTGGGGGACGATGCCGGCGCGGCTCAAGGGTTTCTTCGACCGCGTCTTCACGCCCGGCTTCGCGTTCGTCGAGTACGACGAGGGCGAGGGCGCGGGTCACGAGGGACTCCTGGACGACAAGACCGCCGAGCTGATCGTCACGATGGACATGCCGCCGTGGGTCTACCGCTGGATCTACCGCCAGCCGGGCAACAACGCCGTCAAGCGCGCGACGCTCGGCTACGCGGGGATCCGGACGACGCGGATCACCAACCTCGGCCCCGTCGAGGGGTCGACCCCCGAGGAGCGAGGGGAGTGGCTCGAGACGGCGACTCGACTCGGCGAGCGTCTCGCCAGCGGGCCCGATTCGCGATCCACGCGCGTCCGCCGGCGGGCGACGGCGTGGCTGAAGGCGCTGCGGCTGCAGTTCTACCCGATGGCGTGGGTGGCCTACACCATCGGCGCGCTGGCGGCCGTCGGCTCCAGCGACGTCCTCTCGTCGACCGCCTACTGGCTGGGCTTCGCCTTCATTTTCGCCCTCGAGGCGGCGACGGTGCTGTCGAACGAGTACGTCGACTACCCCACCGACCGCGAGAACGCGTTCGCCGGCCCCTTCACCGGTGGCTCGCAGGTGCTGGTCGACGGCGTCCTCGAGTTCGACGATCTCAGACGGGGGATCGGCGTCGCGCTCCTCGCGGCCGTCGCGTTCGGCGCGGGCGCGCTCGCGGTCGGTCCCGGCTCGGCCGTTGCCGCGGCGGCCATCATGGGCGTTCTGAGCGCGCTGGCGCTGGGCTACACGGTCCCGCCGCTGGAACTCTCCTACCGGACGCTCGGCGAACTGGACGTCGCCGTCACACACAGCGTCGGGGTACTGGTCTGTGGCTTCGTCCTCCTCGGCGGTGCCCTGACCGATCCGCTCCCGTGGCTGCTCTCGGTGCCGTACCTGCTGTCGGTGCTGCCGGCGATCACGCTCGCGGGCGTTCCAGACCGCGCGGCCGACCGGGACACCGGCAAGGAGACGATCGCCGTCCGGTTCGGCGTCGACGGCGCCGCGAGGATCGCTGCGGCGACGGCGGTTCTGGCCTGCCTCGCCGCGATCGGCTGGGCGGCCTTCGACGTCGCCGGCGGCGCCTACGGCCCGCTCGTCGCCCTCACCGTGCCCCACGCGCTCGCGCTCGTCTGGCTCCTGCGGTCGCGACTGTGGGAGCGGACTGAATCCGCCCGTATCGACGGGCTGCTGGCCGTCTCGCTCGGCTATCTGGTCTGGTTCGGCGTCGTACCGTTGCTCAGTCTCGCGTGA
- a CDS encoding histidine kinase N-terminal 7TM domain-containing protein, which translates to MSLSPWLVIGSLLTGACSAFLAWYLRRHCGQPGVNWAIVTVLALAVWSVSDGVSLLVFEPTLRLVLETVSWTGMIGAGIAYLAFALDYTGRGPLVRSTGFALLSVVPAATIGLVLTNPLHGLVWSGFRLDPVFGVATVSYEFGPIAYIGLLSGILYATAGTVLVLETAVSYGPVYRTETLWVGLSAVLPCLALATWLFELGPYPQLHLTTIVFLPHLALDAYAIVASGMIELNPSTRRTAQRRAVEDLSDPVVVVNTDDRLVEYNPAAGSTFDLSEAHLGEPFETVATVDLETTPTNRLVTDHEGPESAEFTASVSELTDPSGARVGYIVVFRDVTERRQRRQQQTVMNRVLRHNLRNDLNVVSGYVDLSIEHTDDETIEAYLKRVQSDVDDVLELGEKSRALERTIEALDTSPTTVSIRPLLASLEPGERGRSRVRTDGASRLEIDVPVDLELRTHERVFRTLFANLVENGFEHNDGDSPRVAISYVGLADGMAVFEVADDGPGIPEHELAVLERGEETPLSHGSGLGLWIATWCATALGGEIEFDSGDDGTTVTVCVPAATDAASGSRRAVTRD; encoded by the coding sequence GTGTCACTCTCGCCGTGGCTCGTGATCGGCTCGCTGCTCACCGGCGCCTGTAGCGCGTTTCTGGCGTGGTACCTCCGGCGCCACTGCGGACAGCCGGGCGTGAACTGGGCGATCGTCACGGTCCTCGCGCTCGCCGTCTGGTCGGTCAGCGACGGCGTCTCGCTGCTGGTGTTCGAGCCGACGCTCCGGCTGGTCCTCGAGACGGTTTCCTGGACGGGGATGATCGGCGCCGGAATCGCCTATCTGGCGTTCGCCCTCGATTACACCGGCCGGGGGCCGCTCGTCCGTAGCACCGGGTTCGCGCTCCTGTCGGTCGTGCCGGCCGCGACGATCGGACTCGTCCTGACGAACCCGCTTCACGGGCTCGTCTGGTCCGGATTCCGGCTCGATCCCGTCTTCGGTGTTGCGACCGTCTCCTACGAGTTCGGTCCGATCGCGTACATCGGCCTGCTCTCCGGGATCCTCTACGCGACGGCCGGCACCGTCTTGGTGCTCGAGACGGCGGTCAGTTACGGTCCGGTGTACCGGACCGAGACGCTCTGGGTCGGGCTGAGCGCCGTCCTCCCGTGTCTCGCCCTCGCGACGTGGCTCTTCGAACTCGGCCCGTACCCGCAGTTACACCTGACGACGATCGTGTTCCTCCCGCACTTGGCACTCGACGCGTACGCCATCGTCGCCAGCGGGATGATCGAACTCAACCCGTCGACCAGGCGAACCGCCCAGCGGCGGGCGGTCGAGGACCTCTCGGATCCCGTCGTCGTCGTCAATACGGACGACCGTCTCGTCGAGTACAATCCGGCGGCCGGGTCGACCTTCGATCTCTCCGAAGCGCACCTCGGCGAGCCGTTCGAGACCGTCGCGACCGTCGACCTCGAGACGACGCCGACGAACCGGCTCGTGACCGACCACGAGGGCCCCGAAAGCGCGGAGTTCACGGCGTCGGTGTCGGAGCTGACGGATCCGTCCGGTGCGCGAGTCGGATACATCGTCGTCTTTCGAGACGTGACCGAGCGACGCCAGCGGAGACAGCAACAGACGGTCATGAATCGCGTCCTTCGGCACAATCTCCGGAACGATCTCAACGTCGTCTCGGGCTACGTCGACCTGTCGATCGAGCACACCGACGACGAGACGATCGAAGCGTACCTCAAGCGGGTGCAATCCGACGTCGACGACGTGTTGGAGTTAGGAGAGAAGTCCCGAGCGCTCGAGCGGACGATCGAGGCCCTCGATACGTCCCCGACAACCGTCTCGATCCGTCCGCTGTTGGCGAGCCTCGAACCCGGCGAGCGGGGACGGTCGCGCGTCCGAACCGACGGAGCGAGCCGACTCGAGATCGACGTGCCCGTGGACCTCGAGCTACGGACCCACGAGCGCGTGTTCCGGACGCTGTTCGCGAACCTGGTCGAGAACGGGTTCGAACACAACGACGGCGACTCTCCTCGAGTCGCGATCAGCTACGTCGGTCTCGCGGACGGGATGGCGGTGTTCGAGGTCGCCGACGACGGTCCCGGGATTCCCGAGCACGAACTCGCCGTGCTTGAGCGGGGCGAGGAGACGCCGCTCTCGCACGGGAGCGGTCTCGGCCTGTGGATCGCGACGTGGTGTGCGACCGCGCTGGGCGGCGAGATCGAGTTCGATTCCGGCGACGACGGAACGACGGTGACGGTGTGCGTTCCGGCGGCGACCGACGCCGCGTCGGGCTCTCGCCGCGCCGTCACGCGAGACTGA
- the gpmI gene encoding 2,3-bisphosphoglycerate-independent phosphoglycerate mutase has product MDAALIILDGWGLGDGTSRDAVEAADTPTFDRLADAGAYGTLEVAGRRVGLPDGQMGNSEVGHLNIGAGRVVYQEYTRISDSIADGSFRENDAINTAFDNARENDGKVHFVGLVSDGGVHSDHEHLHALIELAGDRDVEAVTHAITDGRDTSPTGGRDYLSTLEDVVDEHGTGDVATVTGRYYAMDRDQNWERTKRAYDAMVHREADHEAETAVEAVEQSYGRDVTDEFVEPTVIADQPALEDGDSVVWFNFRSDRARQLTRMLADIRSEDWADQFETSPPDAAVVMLTQYDKTFDLPVAYPPNQPEQVLGEVLSDAGRTQLRIAESEKYAHVTYFLNGGREVEFDGEIREIVESPDVPTYDLQPEMSAPEVTDTAIDVIESEDPDTLVLNYANPDMVGHTGDYEAAIEAVEAVDSQLGRLAATLRDAGAHVLVTADHGNADDMGTEEDPHTAHTYNLVPLVYVADDGTDGGRSVREGGTLADIAPTILELIDLEQPPEMTGESLLE; this is encoded by the coding sequence ATGGACGCTGCGCTGATCATCCTCGACGGGTGGGGACTCGGCGACGGGACGAGCAGAGACGCCGTGGAAGCCGCCGACACGCCGACCTTCGACCGGCTCGCCGACGCCGGCGCGTACGGGACGCTCGAGGTCGCGGGTCGGCGCGTCGGCCTCCCCGACGGGCAGATGGGCAACAGCGAGGTCGGCCACTTAAACATCGGCGCCGGCCGCGTGGTCTACCAGGAGTACACCCGGATCTCGGACTCCATCGCGGACGGCTCCTTCCGGGAAAACGACGCGATCAACACCGCGTTCGACAACGCCCGCGAAAACGACGGGAAGGTGCACTTCGTCGGCCTCGTCAGCGACGGCGGGGTCCACTCCGACCACGAGCACCTCCACGCGCTGATCGAACTGGCGGGCGACCGCGACGTCGAGGCCGTCACCCACGCGATCACGGACGGCCGGGACACCTCGCCGACCGGCGGTCGGGACTACCTCTCGACGCTCGAGGACGTCGTCGACGAGCACGGCACCGGCGACGTGGCGACGGTCACGGGCCGCTACTACGCGATGGACCGTGACCAGAACTGGGAGCGGACGAAGCGGGCCTACGACGCGATGGTCCACCGCGAGGCCGACCACGAAGCCGAGACGGCCGTCGAGGCGGTCGAGCAATCCTACGGTCGCGACGTGACCGACGAGTTCGTCGAGCCGACCGTCATTGCGGATCAGCCGGCCCTCGAGGACGGCGACTCGGTCGTCTGGTTCAACTTCCGCTCGGACCGCGCGCGCCAGCTCACGCGAATGCTGGCCGATATCCGATCCGAAGACTGGGCCGACCAGTTCGAGACCAGTCCGCCGGACGCGGCGGTCGTCATGCTGACCCAGTACGACAAGACCTTCGACCTCCCCGTCGCCTACCCGCCGAACCAGCCCGAGCAGGTGCTCGGCGAGGTGCTTTCCGACGCGGGCCGCACCCAGTTGCGGATCGCCGAGTCCGAGAAGTACGCCCACGTCACCTACTTCTTAAACGGCGGCCGCGAGGTCGAGTTCGACGGCGAGATCCGGGAGATCGTCGAGAGCCCCGACGTGCCGACCTACGACCTGCAGCCGGAGATGAGCGCGCCCGAGGTGACCGACACCGCGATCGACGTCATCGAGTCCGAGGATCCGGACACGCTCGTGCTCAACTACGCCAACCCCGACATGGTCGGCCACACGGGCGACTACGAGGCCGCCATCGAGGCCGTCGAGGCCGTCGATTCGCAACTCGGTCGACTCGCGGCGACGCTTCGGGACGCCGGCGCGCACGTCCTCGTCACCGCCGACCACGGCAACGCCGACGACATGGGCACCGAGGAGGATCCTCACACCGCACACACGTACAACCTCGTCCCGCTCGTCTACGTCGCCGACGATGGGACCGACGGCGGGCGGAGCGTTCGGGAGGGCGGCACCCTCGCCGACATCGCGCCGACGATCCTCGAGTTGATCGACCTCGAGCAGCCCCCGGAGATGACCGGCGAGTCGCTGCTCGAGTGA
- a CDS encoding thiol-disulfide oxidoreductase DCC family protein, which yields MATDVPREDPIVLFDGVCNLCHGFVQFLVPRDTEGQFHFASLQSDVGQRLLAEHGLADHDLDSVVLLEGDDAYVKSDAVIRIAQLLGGVYRLLGPCRFLPRRFRDWAYDLVARHRYRLFGQKEQCMLPTGNVRDRFLE from the coding sequence ATGGCCACGGACGTACCGCGGGAGGATCCGATCGTGCTCTTCGACGGCGTCTGCAACCTCTGTCACGGGTTCGTGCAGTTTCTCGTCCCGCGGGACACCGAGGGTCAGTTTCACTTCGCGTCGTTGCAGTCCGACGTCGGCCAGCGGCTGCTGGCGGAGCACGGCCTCGCGGACCACGACCTCGACTCGGTCGTGTTGCTCGAGGGCGACGACGCGTACGTCAAATCGGACGCGGTGATCCGGATCGCCCAGCTCCTGGGCGGCGTCTACCGACTGCTCGGGCCGTGTCGGTTCCTCCCCCGCCGGTTTCGGGACTGGGCGTACGACCTCGTCGCGCGCCACCGCTACCGGCTGTTCGGGCAGAAAGAACAGTGCATGCTGCCGACCGGGAACGTTCGGGACCGGTTTCTCGAGTAG
- a CDS encoding DUF7344 domain-containing protein: MTPKTRNSQGAEIDDADVSSTRLFRAFAETRRQYALTYLAQKPAAIHLGDLAEYIALKEAAPTYDRYQRILVDLHHQHLPHLQDAGLVRYDEAAERLELAVDRDVIAPYLDLVETGK; the protein is encoded by the coding sequence ATGACGCCGAAAACACGAAATTCCCAGGGAGCCGAGATCGACGACGCGGACGTTTCCTCGACGCGACTGTTCAGGGCCTTCGCGGAGACGCGACGACAGTACGCGCTCACCTATCTCGCCCAGAAACCCGCAGCGATCCATCTCGGCGATCTCGCCGAGTACATCGCGCTCAAAGAGGCCGCCCCGACGTACGACCGGTACCAGCGGATTCTCGTCGACCTGCACCACCAGCATCTTCCCCATCTCCAGGATGCGGGCCTCGTCCGGTACGACGAGGCGGCCGAACGCCTCGAGTTGGCGGTCGATCGCGACGTGATCGCGCCGTACTTGGACCTCGTCGAAACCGGGAAGTAA